A window from Falsibacillus albus encodes these proteins:
- a CDS encoding 2-oxoglutarate dehydrogenase E1 component: MRKQTSNQGEPWQNLYGPNLGYVMEVFEQYQQDPESVDPEMKALFEQWGPPSEAMANKKREALSNLPVNPSMFNKIVSAVKLADNIRAYGHLAADIFPLKDREKDTRRIELAAFDLTEEDLKGVPVEFLLPDAPAHVRDGLDAINHLKDVYTKKLAFEFHQVHDLDEKNWLRKTVESGDFFPNFTKEHKKSLLTRLTEVEGFEKFIHRTFVGQKRFSVEGLDTLIPMIDEMIGYSVQSGARTVNIGMAHRGRLNVLAHVLEKPYELIFAEFQHAPNKDLIPSEGSTGITYGWTGDVKYHLGGDRELQKGDSVRARITLANNPSHLEVASPIVVGYTRAAQEERHVVGVPEKDGSKSFAILIHGDAAFPGQGVVPETINLSQLEGFSTNGSIHIIANNMIGFTTESYDSRSTTYASDTAKGFEVPILHVNADDPEACLAAAYFAYEYRRLFKKDFVIDLIGYRRFGHNEMDEPMVTNPMMYKLIHDHPTVRSLYADQLASSSVVSKEEAEKIENEIQERLQAAYDKVPAKEKDPDTTMEPPEEIVNGLPRIDTSVDEKEIRSINSQLLNWPEEFSPFKKLARILKRRENVFEGDGKIDWAHAETLAFGSIISDGTPIRFTGQDSQRGTFAQRHLVLHDEKTGKELVPLHHLDQAKASFVVYNSPLTEGAVVGFEYGYNVFAPETLVIWEAQFGDFSNVAQVMFDQFISSGRAKWGQKSGLVMLLPHGYEGQGPEHSSARMERFLQLGAENNWTVANLSTAGQYFHILRRQAAILQKEEVRPLVIMTPKYLLRHPLAAAEGADLTTGEFKPVLEQQGLGQSPEKVERIVLGSGKVMIDIADQLKDSEESLDWLHVLRVEEIYPFPMEEIKSHFEKYPNLKEIVWVQEEPKNMGGWTFVEPRIAELAPNGIKVEYIGRRRRSSPAEGDPTVHRKEQARIVNEAITRTAKKALTR, encoded by the coding sequence ATGAGAAAACAAACATCGAACCAAGGAGAACCATGGCAAAATTTATATGGTCCTAACCTCGGGTACGTGATGGAGGTATTTGAACAATACCAACAAGACCCGGAAAGTGTCGATCCTGAAATGAAGGCTTTATTTGAACAGTGGGGACCGCCGTCTGAAGCGATGGCAAACAAAAAGAGAGAAGCTCTTTCAAATCTTCCCGTCAATCCATCTATGTTCAATAAAATTGTCTCCGCAGTCAAGCTGGCAGACAATATCAGAGCATATGGCCATCTGGCAGCAGATATTTTCCCTCTGAAAGATCGTGAAAAGGATACACGCCGCATTGAATTGGCTGCGTTCGATTTGACGGAGGAAGACCTGAAGGGTGTTCCCGTTGAATTTTTATTGCCTGATGCACCTGCACACGTCCGAGATGGATTGGATGCAATCAATCATCTGAAGGACGTTTATACGAAAAAATTGGCTTTTGAATTCCATCAAGTCCATGACTTGGATGAAAAGAACTGGCTCAGGAAAACAGTTGAATCAGGTGATTTCTTCCCTAATTTTACAAAAGAACATAAAAAAAGTTTATTGACAAGATTGACAGAAGTGGAAGGGTTCGAAAAATTCATCCACCGAACATTTGTCGGCCAGAAAAGATTCTCAGTCGAGGGATTGGATACACTGATCCCAATGATTGATGAAATGATTGGATATTCCGTTCAAAGCGGAGCACGCACCGTCAATATTGGAATGGCGCACCGTGGACGTTTGAATGTGTTGGCGCATGTGCTTGAAAAGCCGTATGAACTTATATTCGCTGAATTCCAGCATGCACCGAATAAAGATTTAATCCCATCAGAAGGTTCTACCGGCATCACATATGGTTGGACTGGAGACGTGAAATATCATCTAGGCGGTGATCGCGAACTTCAAAAAGGTGATTCAGTGAGGGCACGTATAACCCTTGCTAACAATCCAAGCCACTTGGAGGTTGCAAGTCCGATCGTTGTTGGCTATACACGTGCTGCACAGGAAGAGCGGCATGTTGTCGGAGTTCCGGAAAAGGATGGATCTAAATCCTTTGCTATCCTTATCCATGGTGACGCAGCTTTCCCTGGACAAGGCGTCGTTCCGGAAACAATAAACTTGAGCCAGCTTGAAGGCTTCAGTACGAACGGCTCGATTCATATCATTGCCAATAACATGATTGGCTTCACAACGGAAAGCTACGATTCCCGTTCAACTACTTATGCATCCGATACGGCGAAAGGCTTCGAAGTGCCGATCTTGCATGTAAATGCAGATGATCCGGAGGCCTGTCTGGCGGCTGCTTACTTTGCATATGAATATCGAAGACTGTTCAAGAAGGATTTCGTCATAGACTTAATCGGCTATCGACGCTTTGGTCACAATGAGATGGACGAGCCGATGGTGACCAATCCGATGATGTATAAATTGATCCATGATCATCCTACCGTTCGATCATTGTATGCGGATCAATTAGCATCAAGCAGTGTTGTCTCGAAAGAAGAAGCTGAAAAAATAGAAAATGAAATTCAGGAAAGATTGCAGGCTGCATATGACAAAGTCCCTGCAAAAGAAAAAGATCCTGATACTACCATGGAACCGCCGGAAGAAATCGTAAATGGACTTCCTCGCATTGATACTTCCGTCGATGAAAAGGAAATTCGCTCCATCAACAGCCAATTGCTAAATTGGCCGGAAGAATTCAGTCCGTTTAAAAAATTAGCACGGATATTGAAAAGAAGGGAAAACGTATTCGAAGGCGATGGAAAAATCGATTGGGCTCACGCAGAAACCCTCGCATTCGGATCGATCATATCAGATGGTACTCCGATCCGTTTTACAGGACAGGATTCTCAGCGCGGCACATTTGCTCAGCGCCACCTGGTCCTACACGATGAGAAAACTGGTAAGGAACTTGTACCTCTGCATCATTTGGACCAAGCAAAGGCATCCTTTGTCGTTTATAATAGCCCATTGACAGAAGGAGCAGTTGTTGGATTCGAATACGGCTATAATGTCTTCGCACCAGAAACACTCGTTATTTGGGAAGCTCAATTCGGAGACTTTTCAAATGTAGCACAAGTGATGTTTGACCAGTTCATTTCTTCCGGAAGGGCGAAATGGGGACAAAAATCAGGATTGGTCATGCTGCTGCCACACGGCTACGAAGGACAAGGACCTGAGCATTCAAGTGCCAGGATGGAAAGGTTCCTTCAGCTTGGCGCAGAAAATAACTGGACAGTGGCTAATTTGTCGACTGCAGGCCAGTATTTCCATATATTGCGCAGACAGGCTGCGATTTTGCAAAAAGAAGAAGTCAGACCACTGGTCATTATGACTCCTAAATATTTGCTGCGTCATCCATTGGCAGCAGCAGAGGGAGCTGATTTGACCACTGGAGAGTTCAAGCCGGTGCTAGAACAGCAAGGTCTTGGACAAAGCCCTGAAAAAGTCGAGAGAATCGTACTTGGAAGCGGAAAAGTAATGATCGACATTGCGGATCAGCTCAAAGATTCAGAAGAATCCCTTGATTGGCTTCATGTATTGAGGGTGGAAGAAATCTATCCATTCCCAATGGAGGAAATCAAATCACACTTTGAAAAATATCCGAACCTGAAGGAAATCGTTTGGGTACAAGAAGAACCAAAAAATATGGGAGGATGGACTTTTGTCGAGCCTAGGATCGCAGAACTGGCTCCAAATGGCATCAAAGTCGAATATATTGGACGCCGCAGACGTTCCAGTCCGGCAGAAGGAGATCCGACGGTCCACCGCAAAGAACAAGCACGCATTGTAAATGAAGCAATTACCCGTACTGCAAAGAAAGCATTAACGCGATAA
- a CDS encoding spore germination protein, with protein sequence MQTVINIFSLKVNSVSNNGSINIGEALHNAPTANSKSQGQNSAYGDFAATNSAMENVYIDPDLNDQGDIANPSPVISSQM encoded by the coding sequence ATGCAGACAGTGATCAACATCTTCAGCCTGAAAGTGAACAGCGTCTCCAACAACGGCTCTATCAATATCGGTGAAGCCCTCCACAACGCTCCTACAGCAAACTCTAAATCGCAAGGACAAAATTCAGCCTATGGGGATTTTGCTGCTACAAATTCAGCGATGGAGAATGTCTATATCGATCCTGATTTAAACGATCAAGGCGATATCGCCAACCCTTCACCTGTCATTTCCAGCCAAATGTAA
- the odhB gene encoding 2-oxoglutarate dehydrogenase complex dihydrolipoyllysine-residue succinyltransferase — MAEIKVPELAESITEGTIAQWLKQPGDRVEKGEYIVELETDKVNVEVISEEAGVIQELKAGEGDTVQVGEVIAVVDENGEAGASKSAPESAEKEEPKKEEKAEAPKTEEPKSAAAEEDKAQRPIASPAARKLAREKGIDLNQVPTVDPMGRVRVQDVESYSNQPSKPAKPAAEAKAPAPAAKQDDSKPVVREKMSRRRQTIAKRLVEVQQTAAMLTTFNEIDMTAVMELRKRKKDKFFEQHDVRLGFMSFFTKAVVAALKKFPYVNAEIQGDEVVLKKFYDVGVAVSTDDGLVVPVVRDCDRKNFSEIEGDILNLALKARDNKLALSDLQGGTFTITNGGVFGSLLSTPILNGPQVGILGMHSIQLRPVAIDKDTMENRPMMYIALSYDHRIIDGKEAVGFLKMVKELLENPEDLLLEG, encoded by the coding sequence GTGGCTGAAATTAAAGTTCCAGAGTTGGCAGAATCAATTACAGAAGGTACGATTGCACAATGGTTGAAACAACCAGGTGATCGTGTTGAAAAAGGGGAATATATCGTTGAGCTTGAAACAGATAAGGTTAACGTGGAAGTTATTTCAGAAGAAGCTGGAGTTATCCAGGAATTAAAAGCCGGCGAAGGGGATACTGTCCAAGTCGGTGAGGTTATTGCTGTTGTCGATGAAAACGGCGAAGCTGGAGCAAGCAAATCTGCTCCTGAATCGGCTGAGAAAGAAGAGCCAAAGAAAGAAGAAAAGGCTGAGGCTCCAAAAACGGAAGAACCTAAATCTGCTGCTGCGGAAGAAGATAAGGCACAAAGACCAATTGCATCTCCTGCTGCCCGCAAGCTTGCCCGCGAAAAAGGCATCGATTTAAATCAGGTTCCGACCGTCGATCCAATGGGTAGAGTAAGGGTGCAAGATGTAGAATCTTATTCAAACCAACCTTCTAAACCGGCTAAGCCTGCAGCTGAAGCGAAAGCTCCTGCTCCGGCAGCCAAGCAAGATGATTCAAAACCTGTAGTCAGGGAAAAAATGTCCAGAAGGCGTCAAACGATTGCAAAGCGCCTAGTGGAAGTCCAACAAACAGCTGCCATGTTAACAACGTTTAACGAAATTGATATGACAGCCGTAATGGAGCTAAGGAAGCGTAAAAAAGATAAATTTTTTGAACAGCACGATGTACGCTTAGGCTTTATGTCATTCTTTACAAAAGCGGTTGTAGCTGCATTGAAGAAGTTTCCATATGTGAATGCCGAAATTCAAGGTGATGAAGTCGTCCTTAAAAAGTTCTACGATGTCGGCGTTGCCGTTTCAACTGATGATGGATTGGTTGTACCGGTTGTACGTGATTGCGATCGCAAAAATTTCTCTGAAATCGAAGGAGACATTCTCAATCTTGCATTAAAGGCACGTGATAACAAATTGGCATTGAGCGATCTTCAAGGAGGAACATTTACAATCACAAACGGTGGTGTGTTCGGTTCACTTCTATCCACTCCAATCCTGAATGGTCCTCAAGTGGGGATTTTGGGAATGCATAGCATTCAACTTCGTCCAGTTGCAATCGATAAGGATACGATGGAAAACCGTCCAATGATGTATATCGCGCTTTCCTACGATCACCGCATCATCGATGGAAAAGAAGCGGTCGGTTTCTTGAAAATGGTCAAGGAGCTGCTTGAAAATCCTGAAGACCTTTTGCTTGAAGGCTAA
- the sda gene encoding sporulation histidine kinase inhibitor Sda, producing MSNEQLVAAYRDAEKNGQDRDWAKLLKDEIRKRGINPLKSRR from the coding sequence ATGAGTAATGAACAGTTGGTAGCGGCCTACAGAGACGCGGAGAAAAACGGTCAGGATCGTGATTGGGCAAAGCTTTTAAAAGATGAAATTAGAAAAAGAGGAATTAATCCACTTAAATCAAGACGCTGA
- a CDS encoding Hsp20/alpha crystallin family protein, translated as MDMEKLKQWLDLTKQYQSENFWHQVFDQSTASDELFGAFPQSADQKREVFQGNSTFPLCDVYEKDDLFIIEVEVPGLKKDQIEITYEEKYILIRSAFRNFQPSIRYHKKERLNKAFEKKIFLPYEMKAHSIKSSIQNGVLTIQCPFQRHQNKMSIQIDEVEEP; from the coding sequence ATGGACATGGAAAAACTCAAGCAGTGGCTTGATTTGACTAAACAATACCAATCAGAAAATTTCTGGCATCAAGTTTTCGATCAAAGTACGGCCAGTGATGAATTGTTCGGAGCCTTTCCTCAATCAGCTGATCAAAAAAGAGAAGTCTTTCAAGGGAATTCAACGTTTCCCCTCTGTGATGTTTATGAAAAGGATGATCTTTTCATCATTGAAGTAGAAGTCCCAGGTCTGAAAAAAGATCAGATTGAAATCACATATGAAGAGAAATATATTTTGATCAGAAGTGCATTCAGAAACTTCCAACCTTCCATTCGATATCACAAAAAGGAAAGGCTGAATAAAGCGTTTGAAAAGAAAATTTTTTTGCCTTATGAAATGAAAGCCCACTCCATCAAATCTTCCATTCAAAATGGCGTTTTAACCATTCAATGCCCTTTCCAAAGACATCAAAATAAAATGTCAATCCAGATCGACGAGGTGGAGGAGCCATAG
- a CDS encoding VOC family protein has translation MNLRLDHIVHFVYEDIDLPIKFLDSKGLHAVRGGRHAAWGTENSIFHAGLSYIEFLRIIDQDKSMAADNPLIAILASDKRAGDGLGQICFRTDDILRLKSDLNRKKVKTSTIINGQRLQENGQLLKWKMLFIVGGNQKNLPMPFFIEWEESDDSRMQRLINQGILQPQNKELSIHAILIAVRSVAKTVEEWAGIFDLDMDDMVIDDPEWGAKRKAFTLGDANLVFLEPFRNSPLTKILESKGERPVAIQFSPGIFSTYTEFLGAYYR, from the coding sequence ATGAATCTAAGGCTTGATCATATTGTTCATTTTGTTTATGAAGATATAGATTTGCCGATCAAGTTTCTCGACAGCAAAGGACTGCATGCCGTCAGAGGTGGGAGACATGCTGCCTGGGGAACGGAAAACAGCATATTTCACGCTGGTTTATCCTACATAGAATTCTTAAGGATTATAGATCAGGATAAGTCCATGGCTGCCGATAATCCTCTTATTGCCATTTTAGCAAGTGATAAAAGGGCAGGGGATGGCCTAGGCCAAATTTGCTTCAGGACAGATGACATTTTACGATTAAAATCGGATTTGAACAGAAAAAAAGTGAAAACAAGTACTATCATTAATGGCCAAAGACTTCAGGAGAATGGACAATTATTGAAATGGAAAATGTTATTTATAGTCGGTGGGAATCAAAAAAATCTGCCGATGCCATTTTTCATCGAGTGGGAGGAATCGGACGACTCCCGAATGCAGCGATTAATAAACCAAGGAATCCTTCAGCCGCAAAACAAAGAATTATCGATCCATGCTATTCTAATTGCAGTAAGAAGCGTTGCAAAGACTGTCGAAGAGTGGGCGGGTATCTTTGACCTGGATATGGATGATATGGTAATCGATGATCCTGAGTGGGGGGCTAAGCGAAAGGCGTTTACTTTAGGAGATGCAAACCTTGTGTTTCTTGAGCCATTCCGAAACAGCCCTTTGACAAAAATTCTGGAAAGTAAGGGAGAGAGGCCAGTGGCCATCCAATTCAGTCCAGGCATATTTTCCACATATACCGAATTTCTTGGTGCCTATTATCGATAG
- a CDS encoding spore germination protein — translation MPFQINVFNIKTNGLANNANINLGATVHNSHTANSKWIGATFGFGDLSAVGAIVGNNYIDTNFSQQDQIANPSAPITSQI, via the coding sequence ATGCCATTTCAAATAAATGTATTTAATATTAAAACCAATGGATTGGCCAATAATGCGAACATAAATTTAGGTGCAACTGTTCATAACAGCCATACCGCCAACTCTAAATGGATCGGGGCAACATTTGGATTCGGTGACTTATCCGCAGTTGGAGCGATAGTTGGAAACAACTATATTGATACAAACTTTAGCCAGCAGGACCAAATTGCAAACCCATCGGCACCGATTACGTCCCAAATTTGA
- a CDS encoding Hsp20/alpha crystallin family protein, whose protein sequence is MFPWNMMFPFNKDTKNVMKQMKPEEVEGYVEGMMSKLFPGQMQSMFNPDDLMKQMNPFFQQQKEQRPQASSSIDAQVFETFEDVYVRIPVKEDESISHMRVYHTSNQAIIENMPKLGDRHVVTLPSLVKKKGSYAQYKEGILEIKIPKSLDMQFTEVDVSEKV, encoded by the coding sequence ATGTTTCCATGGAATATGATGTTTCCATTCAATAAAGACACGAAAAATGTAATGAAGCAGATGAAACCGGAAGAAGTCGAGGGATATGTGGAAGGGATGATGTCCAAACTATTCCCTGGCCAAATGCAGTCCATGTTCAATCCCGATGATTTGATGAAGCAAATGAATCCATTCTTTCAGCAGCAAAAAGAGCAAAGGCCACAGGCATCGTCATCCATCGACGCCCAGGTTTTCGAAACGTTCGAAGATGTTTATGTACGCATTCCTGTCAAGGAAGATGAAAGCATCAGTCATATGCGGGTATACCATACTTCCAATCAGGCAATCATCGAAAATATGCCAAAGTTAGGGGACCGCCATGTGGTCACCTTGCCTTCCCTCGTCAAGAAAAAAGGGTCATATGCACAATATAAAGAGGGTATTTTGGAAATCAAGATTCCCAAAAGCCTAGATATGCAGTTCACTGAAGTTGACGTCTCTGAAAAAGTCTGA
- a CDS encoding HAMP domain-containing sensor histidine kinase, which yields MNKFMEWINNRSLKVKWSIGASAAIFFTFFIFSFFQYHVISNWLLNEEENNVRQVLDELAIFYKQRGPNITMSDIYDSEDLIKQIVEKNQTIRITDTSGKEVFVVQSDQEPSYYIPFQPVNEKTIMQLQTNGKKLYVGRMPIESRQFNGYVEVIYPLTRYHQMMRNLWFVMSMFGLGALVLSALFGFLMAKNFLKPLQRLSNTMRAIQRRGFHQRMESSPSQDEIGDLTVIFNEMMDKLEKSFAQQKQFVEDASHELRTPIQIMEGHLSLLNRWGKKDQLILDESLLASLQELDRIKYLVHELLELSRAEQIQKGDGEVSADIVATIERVLKNFQLLHKEFTFIFDTRGNLTHQVGISEHHLEQILIILLDNAVKYSDKEKDISITIEEIEEDVKVVIEDHGIGIPEDQLSSIFHRFFRVDKARSREKGGNGLGLAIAKQIIEGYGGSISAQSKVGKGTKVQFILPFRHGGQ from the coding sequence ATGAATAAGTTCATGGAGTGGATCAATAATCGTTCCCTAAAGGTCAAATGGTCGATAGGAGCTAGCGCTGCCATCTTTTTCACTTTTTTTATTTTTAGTTTTTTTCAATATCATGTGATCAGCAATTGGCTTTTGAACGAAGAAGAAAACAATGTCCGCCAAGTTCTAGATGAATTGGCGATTTTTTATAAACAGCGTGGACCGAATATCACAATGTCTGATATTTATGACAGTGAAGATTTAATTAAACAAATCGTGGAGAAAAATCAGACCATCCGAATCACGGATACATCAGGGAAAGAGGTCTTTGTGGTTCAGAGTGATCAAGAGCCTTCTTATTATATTCCATTTCAGCCTGTAAACGAAAAAACAATCATGCAGCTTCAAACTAACGGGAAGAAATTATATGTAGGAAGGATGCCCATTGAATCAAGGCAATTCAATGGATATGTCGAGGTCATTTATCCATTGACAAGGTACCACCAAATGATGAGAAACTTATGGTTTGTCATGAGCATGTTCGGCTTGGGTGCTCTGGTGTTGAGTGCACTCTTCGGTTTCCTGATGGCCAAGAACTTCTTAAAGCCATTGCAGAGGCTGTCCAATACGATGAGGGCCATCCAGAGGAGGGGATTCCATCAAAGAATGGAATCGAGTCCGTCACAGGATGAAATTGGAGATCTCACCGTGATTTTTAATGAAATGATGGATAAGCTTGAAAAATCCTTTGCTCAGCAGAAACAGTTCGTCGAAGATGCATCCCATGAATTACGCACCCCGATTCAAATTATGGAAGGTCATCTTTCATTATTGAATAGATGGGGGAAAAAGGATCAATTGATATTGGATGAATCACTCTTGGCATCCCTCCAGGAGCTTGATCGAATCAAATACTTGGTACATGAGCTTCTGGAGTTATCCCGTGCCGAGCAAATTCAAAAAGGCGACGGGGAAGTGTCTGCGGATATTGTCGCTACAATTGAAAGAGTGCTGAAAAACTTTCAGCTGCTTCATAAGGAGTTTACTTTCATATTTGATACGAGAGGGAACTTGACGCATCAAGTGGGTATCAGCGAACATCATTTAGAACAGATTCTAATCATCTTATTGGATAATGCCGTAAAGTATTCCGATAAGGAAAAAGATATTTCCATTACGATTGAAGAGATAGAAGAGGATGTCAAGGTCGTTATTGAGGATCACGGGATTGGAATTCCAGAAGATCAGCTATCAAGTATCTTTCATCGGTTCTTCCGTGTGGACAAAGCGAGAAGCAGGGAAAAAGGAGGCAATGGATTGGGGCTCGCCATTGCGAAGCAAATTATTGAGGGATATGGGGGCTCCATTTCTGCTCAAAGCAAAGTGGGAAAAGGAACAAAAGTACAATTTATTTTGCCTTTCCGTCATGGCGGCCAGTGA
- a CDS encoding response regulator transcription factor: MKRVLIIEDEKNLARFIELELQYEGYETIVCNDGREGLQLALDQEWDVILLDLMLPSLNGMEVCRRIRHARQTPIMMITARDSVMDRVSGLDHGADDYIVKPFAIEELLARLRSVFRRMETAAPQKHSITTYSYRDITLEKESRIVKKGEEVIDLTKREYELLLTLLENENIVMTREALLNKIWGYETEVETNVVDVYIRYLRNKIDDPDEESYIQTVRGTGYVMRK; the protein is encoded by the coding sequence ATGAAAAGAGTCTTAATAATAGAAGATGAAAAGAATTTGGCTAGGTTCATTGAGCTGGAACTTCAATACGAGGGTTATGAAACAATCGTTTGCAATGATGGCAGGGAAGGGCTGCAGCTGGCATTGGATCAGGAGTGGGATGTGATTCTGCTCGATTTAATGCTGCCCAGCTTGAACGGGATGGAGGTATGCAGAAGGATTCGCCATGCAAGACAAACTCCGATCATGATGATCACAGCACGTGACAGCGTAATGGATCGTGTTTCTGGATTGGATCATGGTGCTGATGATTATATCGTCAAACCATTTGCAATCGAGGAACTGCTGGCAAGGTTGAGATCGGTGTTCAGAAGAATGGAGACTGCGGCACCCCAAAAGCATTCCATCACGACTTACAGCTATCGGGATATTACATTGGAAAAAGAATCACGAATTGTAAAAAAAGGTGAAGAAGTGATCGACCTCACCAAAAGGGAATATGAATTGCTTCTCACGCTATTGGAAAATGAAAATATAGTCATGACCCGTGAAGCTTTGTTAAATAAAATTTGGGGCTATGAAACTGAGGTTGAAACGAATGTGGTGGATGTCTATATCCGTTATCTCAGAAATAAAATCGATGATCCCGACGAAGAGAGCTATATCCAGACCGTAAGGGGAACGGGTTATGTGATGAGGAAATGA
- a CDS encoding DinB family protein codes for MSAFIQNTLHQIDVTVKSIDQLFHMIDPQDWPSVPFQNKFTLGELASHISLILKADLMIANGASQKEMNHFYDNANTRTVRECQVQLTDGQQRLIQFYTGQAEEELFKKTTSYWGTTYTRFEWLLEILVHLTHHREQLFLYLNLIGKDCSAVSLFE; via the coding sequence ATGAGTGCTTTTATTCAAAATACGCTTCATCAAATAGATGTGACCGTTAAAAGCATCGATCAGTTATTTCACATGATAGACCCTCAGGATTGGCCGTCTGTACCTTTTCAGAATAAATTCACATTGGGGGAGCTTGCCAGTCACATTTCCCTGATTCTAAAAGCAGATTTAATGATAGCAAATGGTGCTTCACAAAAGGAAATGAACCATTTTTATGATAATGCAAACACTCGGACTGTAAGGGAATGCCAAGTCCAATTAACAGATGGCCAACAAAGGCTGATTCAATTTTATACTGGTCAGGCTGAAGAAGAACTTTTTAAAAAGACGACGTCCTACTGGGGGACAACATATACCCGTTTTGAATGGCTGCTGGAAATATTAGTCCATCTAACGCATCATAGAGAACAATTATTTTTATATTTGAATTTGATCGGGAAAGATTGCAGTGCTGTATCCTTATTTGAATAA